From a single Sulfolobus sp. E5-1-F genomic region:
- a CDS encoding RAMP superfamily CRISPR-associated protein → MSIQVFRLNFRLRTGFRVGGGQEVGDNVLRQLRIGADEVMIPASSWKGMFRRVSEIIFNSEEHFEGHSKKEVDVKTINTLLKSDEKFRRIAISEIGKDVITQNGINVDKLDSGSLTDLMKLYNEYNCPIERLYGSNYFAGGITISDSVIRDSRIMERIHVTIERKSKKGSEGHLFGEEIVDTEKIEVRVIVRNEFELWKNTLKFLKEIGYFIGGSKSRGIGYIVLDEKESEYAVINNVIETPKFTELREYLS, encoded by the coding sequence ATGTCTATTCAGGTTTTCAGGCTGAATTTCAGATTAAGGACTGGTTTCAGGGTAGGTGGAGGTCAAGAGGTAGGTGACAACGTGTTACGTCAATTGAGGATAGGTGCAGATGAAGTAATGATCCCTGCCAGTAGTTGGAAGGGAATGTTTAGAAGGGTTAGTGAGATCATTTTCAACAGTGAAGAACATTTTGAGGGGCACAGTAAAAAAGAGGTAGACGTTAAAACGATAAATACCTTACTGAAGAGCGATGAGAAGTTCAGAAGGATAGCCATAAGCGAAATTGGTAAGGATGTTATTACACAAAATGGTATAAATGTTGATAAACTGGATAGTGGAAGTTTGACTGATCTGATGAAACTTTACAACGAATACAACTGTCCAATAGAGAGGTTATATGGAAGTAATTATTTCGCAGGAGGTATAACTATTTCGGATAGCGTTATTCGCGATTCAAGGATCATGGAGAGAATACACGTTACTATTGAAAGGAAGAGTAAAAAGGGTTCTGAAGGACATTTGTTTGGTGAGGAGATAGTTGATACTGAAAAGATTGAGGTTAGAGTCATAGTTAGAAATGAGTTTGAATTATGGAAAAATACTTTAAAGTTCTTGAAAGAGATTGGCTACTTCATTGGAGGAAGTAAGTCTAGGGGTATTGGTTACATTGTACTAGACGAAAAGGAAAGCGAGTATGCAGTTATAAATAACGTTATTGAGACTCCCAAATTCACCGAACTTAGGGAATATCTGAGTTAA
- a CDS encoding DNA-binding protein: MIAIADTSFLIDWVRYSKRDLIFHIFDLVYVPESVFNEVRSERTLLWIAQGLESNKLAIFPELPQIRDEALRLVYETRRLPLRPVDYPEAYCVVVGKVLRYTVLTENGGAVALVNYYKEYMDVKVMRALEVLVELHRNGLVTDIRNEIKEYSRETGHMFSNKDLSYYGLI; the protein is encoded by the coding sequence ATGATTGCTATTGCAGATACATCGTTTTTGATAGATTGGGTTAGATACTCAAAACGGGATCTAATTTTTCATATTTTCGACCTTGTTTATGTTCCAGAATCTGTATTTAATGAGGTTAGAAGTGAAAGAACGCTCTTATGGATTGCTCAGGGACTAGAGAGTAATAAACTTGCAATATTCCCAGAACTACCCCAAATTAGAGATGAGGCATTGAGATTAGTTTATGAGACCAGAAGACTTCCACTAAGACCCGTTGATTATCCAGAAGCTTATTGTGTAGTTGTCGGTAAGGTCTTGAGATATACTGTATTAACGGAAAATGGAGGTGCTGTAGCGCTAGTAAATTACTACAAGGAATATATGGACGTAAAGGTTATGAGAGCATTGGAAGTCTTAGTTGAACTTCACAGAAATGGATTAGTAACAGACATAAGAAACGAAATTAAGGAGTATTCTAGGGAGACTGGGCACATGTTTTCTAATAAAGATTTAAGTTATTATGGTTTAATTTAA
- the cas6 gene encoding CRISPR-associated endoribonuclease Cas6: protein MIYTLQFQLKTSNDVIVPPFTSKLSRTLFLSFSPTYSKIIESKEPHKPLRITVIKDQGKPLYSTGKSKIVLKAENTYTFTVNTLLEDVVKEVVKTESVDKEIYNTKFHVELENIIVKEEFKVKDARFYKIHFKTPTLLQPPRPSIKRKANRYVLFPYVPLLFYSIVSHWNRYMNSKIVGVTGTKTLYYFREVNYRIRPLTAYYGNIPNKGFVGWVLFELKAKKGSKLRENIRRLLDYANYFGIGKSRNIGFGEVEVTFLE, encoded by the coding sequence GTGATTTATACTTTACAATTTCAACTAAAAACCTCTAATGACGTGATCGTTCCCCCTTTTACATCCAAACTCAGTAGGACCTTATTCTTATCCTTCTCCCCAACCTACTCAAAGATCATTGAAAGCAAGGAACCACACAAACCCTTAAGAATAACCGTAATAAAAGATCAAGGTAAACCCCTATACTCCACGGGTAAAAGTAAAATAGTGCTAAAGGCTGAAAACACATACACATTTACCGTAAACACCTTATTAGAGGATGTCGTAAAGGAAGTGGTAAAGACAGAAAGCGTTGATAAGGAAATTTACAATACGAAATTTCACGTTGAGTTGGAAAATATAATAGTGAAGGAAGAGTTTAAGGTTAAAGATGCCAGATTTTATAAAATTCACTTTAAGACACCAACACTCCTACAACCACCAAGACCAAGCATAAAAAGAAAAGCCAATAGATATGTCTTGTTCCCTTACGTTCCACTCCTCTTTTACTCCATAGTCTCCCATTGGAACAGATATATGAATAGCAAGATCGTTGGAGTAACTGGTACAAAGACCCTATATTATTTTAGAGAAGTAAATTATAGGATAAGGCCTTTAACTGCATATTATGGGAACATACCTAATAAGGGGTTTGTGGGATGGGTTTTATTTGAATTAAAAGCTAAGAAGGGAAGTAAATTAAGGGAAAACATCAGAAGGCTCTTAGATTACGCAAACTACTTCGGTATAGGAAAGAGCAGAAATATAGGTTTTGGAGAAGTAGAAGTCACATTCCTTGAATAG
- a CDS encoding RAMP superfamily CRISPR-associated protein has protein sequence MISIKVSMKNLGSLTIAGGSTISSIDIPLNPLGVPPSTIKGAMRTAVHNLLPKGFTSCGEIEPESIKEAHKNGICDVCKLFGYPDSLTSCFTIEVSQANYRVSHITRVSIDDKTQKAKEGSLFTQQIILPNSDISFTIHYNCNDERLFKLLLYSILGLRYWRLGRNTMVDVKVNNVEEICKTVRCDDEIKGILNQLSKYLWEVEGK, from the coding sequence ATGATATCGATTAAGGTTAGCATGAAGAATTTGGGTTCACTCACAATAGCTGGAGGAAGTACTATAAGCTCTATTGATATACCTCTAAACCCATTAGGAGTTCCACCATCAACAATAAAGGGCGCAATGAGGACTGCAGTACATAATTTATTACCTAAAGGGTTTACGTCATGTGGGGAAATAGAGCCTGAAAGCATTAAGGAAGCTCACAAAAATGGGATTTGTGACGTTTGTAAGCTTTTCGGTTATCCAGATTCCCTTACGTCGTGTTTCACTATAGAGGTTTCCCAAGCTAATTACCGTGTATCACATATAACTAGAGTTTCAATTGATGATAAAACGCAAAAGGCTAAGGAGGGTTCCCTTTTTACTCAACAAATCATATTGCCAAATAGTGACATTTCCTTTACAATTCACTACAATTGCAATGATGAGAGGTTGTTTAAACTTTTACTTTACTCTATTCTGGGTTTAAGGTATTGGAGATTGGGAAGGAATACTATGGTTGACGTAAAGGTAAATAACGTTGAGGAGATTTGTAAGACCGTTAGGTGCGATGATGAAATTAAGGGAATATTAAACCAACTTTCCAAATATTTGTGGGAGGTTGAGGGCAAATGA
- a CDS encoding AMP-binding protein, producing the protein MNSSYEIDLRTFRTDDYDVLYREFKWTIPEYFNMGEAISRNKDGIAIIYRDDEGNKSETTYSELNSFSNQVANFLSELGVKRGEPVGVMIGPRPETAAVIVGIYKMGAIALSMTPLFGIDAANYRIQHSGAKVLFTDREDIIKELKAQTVVSFSKGNYTFSDIKKSSSSFTPVKTKSSEPAHMLYTSGTTGLPKGVLLSHAAVLAHVPWYQFVFEMAPREDDIFSQLADWGWIAGILDVVVPSLYFGKPMVAYNRGGRLDPRRVMEVLEETKATCFFAPPTALNIIMKSVNPKDYDLKLRSLVSGGSVVTFDLIKWSREKLGAPLNVGYGQTEANVLTGTNSKIMPMKILEEKGGGNLLGKPIPGHVIEIVDENLNVLPYNQVGEIAVKLPDPIVMLEYYKNPEATAKKIRGGFLLTGDLGWKDEYGYIWFKSRSDFLIKSSGYRIGPEEVEFVINQHPAVLESAVISKEDPIRGEIIKAFIVLKQGYEPSEKLKEEIVSLVKNRLAAYAYPREIEFVNEIPKTESGKIKRAELKKRV; encoded by the coding sequence TTGAATTCGAGTTATGAAATAGATCTAAGAACGTTTAGAACTGACGACTATGATGTACTATATAGGGAATTCAAATGGACTATTCCAGAGTATTTCAATATGGGTGAAGCTATTTCTAGAAATAAAGATGGTATTGCAATAATTTATAGAGATGATGAAGGAAATAAATCAGAAACTACTTACAGTGAGTTGAATTCGTTCTCAAATCAGGTTGCTAATTTCTTATCAGAATTAGGTGTGAAAAGAGGTGAGCCAGTAGGAGTTATGATAGGACCTAGGCCAGAGACCGCAGCCGTAATAGTTGGTATATATAAAATGGGAGCAATCGCACTATCGATGACTCCACTATTCGGAATCGATGCTGCAAATTATAGAATTCAGCATAGTGGGGCTAAAGTGTTATTTACAGATAGGGAGGATATAATTAAGGAACTGAAAGCTCAGACAGTAGTTAGTTTTAGTAAAGGTAATTATACTTTTAGCGATATAAAGAAGAGTTCTTCATCTTTCACTCCAGTAAAGACTAAGTCATCAGAACCCGCTCACATGTTATATACTTCTGGAACTACGGGATTACCTAAAGGGGTTTTATTATCTCACGCAGCAGTTCTAGCCCATGTACCTTGGTATCAGTTCGTATTCGAAATGGCTCCGAGAGAAGATGATATATTCTCTCAGTTAGCGGATTGGGGTTGGATAGCTGGAATATTAGATGTGGTAGTTCCAAGCCTTTATTTCGGGAAACCAATGGTTGCATATAATAGAGGTGGAAGATTAGATCCTAGAAGGGTTATGGAAGTTCTAGAGGAAACTAAGGCTACATGCTTCTTTGCACCACCTACTGCGTTAAATATTATAATGAAATCTGTAAATCCTAAAGATTATGATCTAAAATTAAGGTCATTGGTAAGTGGTGGTAGTGTTGTTACTTTTGACTTGATAAAATGGAGCAGGGAGAAGTTAGGTGCTCCTTTAAATGTAGGGTATGGTCAGACTGAGGCTAATGTATTAACTGGAACTAATAGTAAGATAATGCCTATGAAGATATTGGAGGAGAAGGGAGGAGGCAACTTATTAGGTAAACCGATACCTGGACATGTTATTGAAATAGTTGATGAGAACCTAAATGTTTTACCTTATAATCAAGTAGGAGAAATTGCTGTAAAGTTACCAGATCCTATAGTTATGTTAGAATACTATAAGAACCCAGAAGCTACGGCTAAGAAGATAAGGGGTGGTTTCCTACTGACGGGAGACCTAGGATGGAAGGATGAGTACGGTTATATATGGTTTAAGAGTAGAAGTGATTTCTTAATAAAGAGTAGTGGATATAGGATAGGTCCAGAGGAAGTTGAATTCGTAATTAATCAGCACCCTGCCGTCTTAGAATCTGCTGTAATAAGTAAGGAGGATCCAATTAGGGGTGAGATAATTAAGGCGTTTATAGTGTTAAAGCAAGGTTATGAGCCTAGTGAGAAATTAAAGGAGGAGATAGTGAGTTTGGTTAAGAACAGGTTAGCAGCTTATGCTTATCCTAGAGAGATCGAATTTGTTAATGAAATACCTAAAACTGAGTCAGGTAAGATCAAGAGAGCTGAATTAAAGAAGAGAGTGTAA
- a CDS encoding cyclase family protein: MEEKVTTLEELLKDSPTNWRRWGNDDEVGALNFNEVLRGIKAVRQGKVFTLQVIVGSPKGDPVWPGRTSAIRINVNDKGYYMSGKNKLLYGGLEYADDIIIMFLQGTTQIDALGHTWYGDKIWNGYSAMETIGGLSKASVLPIAQRGIVGHGVLIDVARCKGVESLSPGEEITLNDLLSCAKKEGIEIQKHDILLIRTGWIAQYFKKDPAEFYKNFVEPGLTYRKELIEWFHNMEIPVLGTDTIGNERTTHPDTGIVLPLHAALMRNLGVVFNEILWLEDLAEDCSKDGQWDFLYVGAPLKATGAPINPVVIK, translated from the coding sequence ATGGAAGAAAAAGTAACTACTTTAGAAGAATTACTTAAGGACTCTCCGACTAACTGGAGAAGATGGGGTAATGATGATGAAGTAGGTGCACTAAACTTTAATGAAGTATTAAGAGGTATTAAGGCTGTAAGGCAAGGTAAGGTCTTTACACTTCAGGTGATTGTGGGTTCACCTAAAGGTGATCCAGTATGGCCCGGTAGAACATCTGCTATTAGAATTAACGTTAACGATAAAGGGTATTACATGTCGGGTAAAAATAAGCTACTTTATGGCGGGTTAGAATACGCTGATGATATTATAATAATGTTCTTACAAGGAACTACTCAGATAGATGCGCTAGGACATACTTGGTATGGTGATAAAATATGGAACGGTTATAGTGCAATGGAGACGATAGGAGGTCTTAGTAAAGCTAGTGTTCTTCCTATAGCTCAAAGAGGTATTGTAGGACACGGAGTGCTAATAGATGTGGCTCGATGTAAAGGTGTAGAATCGTTATCTCCCGGGGAAGAAATAACTTTAAATGATCTGCTTTCTTGTGCAAAGAAAGAAGGCATTGAGATACAAAAGCATGATATACTCTTAATTAGAACAGGCTGGATAGCACAGTATTTCAAAAAAGATCCTGCAGAATTTTATAAAAACTTTGTAGAGCCTGGATTAACTTATAGAAAAGAATTGATAGAATGGTTCCACAATATGGAAATTCCTGTCCTTGGAACGGATACTATAGGAAATGAAAGAACAACTCATCCAGATACGGGAATAGTATTGCCACTTCACGCTGCACTTATGAGAAATTTAGGAGTAGTATTCAATGAGATCTTATGGCTAGAGGATCTAGCAGAGGATTGTAGTAAGGATGGACAATGGGATTTCTTATATGTTGGTGCACCGCTTAAGGCTACTGGTGCTCCAATAAACCCAGTAGTAATAAAATGA